From the Phyllobacterium sp. T1293 genome, the window CTTGAAGGCCGCGCCGGTTATTACGACACGGCGGGCGCGCTGCGCGATATGGTGCAGAACCACATGCTGCAGCTTCTTTGTCTCGTTGCGATGGAGCCGCCTGCATCCATGGATGCCGATGCGGTGCGCGACGAAAAACTGAAAGTACTGCGCTCACTGGCCCGTATCGATACAAAGAACGCTGAAGAACTGACTGTACGCGGCCAATATCGCGCCGGTGCTTCGGCGGGTGGGGCCGTCAAGGGTTATCAGGAAGAACTGGGGTCAACGAGCAACACGGAGACTTTTGTTGCCATCAAGGCCGAAATCGCCAATTGGCGCTGGGCAGGTGTTCCCTTCTATTTGCGGACAGGAAAACGTCTGGCAACACGCGCATCGGAAATCGTGGTTTCGTTCAAGCCGATCCCACATTCGATCTTCGGTGAAAGCGCGGGCCGCGTGGTGGCAAATCAGCTGGTTATCCGCTTGCAGCCAGACGAAGGCGTCAAGCAGTGGATGATGATCAAGGACCCAGGTCCGGGCGGCATGCGCCTGCGTCACGTTCCGCTCGATATGAGCTTTGCGGAATCATTTCAGGTACGCAGTCCCGATGCTTACGAGCGCTTGTTGATGGACGTGGTGCGCGGCAACCAGACCCTGTTCATGCGGCGCGATGAAGTGGTGGCAGCATGGCGCTGGGTCGACCCAATCCTCAAGGCATGGACGGATAATGATCAGCCTGCCGCTGGATACACCGCCGGAACATGGGGCCCATCCGCCGCTATCGCCTTGATTGAGCGCGACGGACGCACATGGCACGAGACATGATCATGCAACAGACATTGAACAGTTTTGCCGACGGCATCGCCCTTGCGGAAGCTCTGGCAACAAGCGTAGCGGAGCATCTGCAAGCCGCCTGCGATACGCGTGGCAAGGCGGTTCTGGCCGTATCGGGCGGAACAACCCCTGCCCGCTTTTTCCAAGCATTGTCGGTGAAGGACCTGCCTTGGGAGAAGATCACTGTTACCTTGGTGGATGAGCGGTTCGTGCCGCCATCCAGTGACCGTTCCAACCAGAAACTCGTGGCGGACCTGCTCCTGCAGAACGCAGCCGCCAAAGCCAATTTTGTCGGTCTCTATCACCCCGCCGCAACTACGGACGATGCGGTGAAAGCAGCAACCGCAGCCGTTACCGCGTTGGGTCAGCCTTTCGATGTGACAATTCTCGGCATGGGCGGCGATGGCCATACGGCCTCGTTCTTCCCCGGGGGCAACAGGCTTGCCGATGCGATTTCGCCGGAGCAATCAGCGCTTGTTTTGCCGATGCAGGCTGAAGGTGCCGGTGAGCCGCGCCTGACCCTGACCTTGCCGGTTATCGTCAAATCCCGCTTCGTTGTGCTGCATATTGAAGGCGACGGCAAAAAAGCCGTTCTCGATAAGGCGCTTGGCGATGGGGCAATCGAAGACATGCCTATTCGCGCAATCCTGCGCCATACGCCGATCAATCTTGAGATTTTCTGGGCTCCATAAGGAGAAAACCAATGACCGTCCTGCAAAGGGTCAAAAGCATTACCAACCGCATCCGTGAGAGGTCGATCCCGACCCGCGATGTCTATCTCGACCGTCTGCGCGAGGCTGCCTCCCACAAGCCAAAACGCACCGCTCTCGCCTGCGCCAATCTCGCCCATGGTTTTGCCGCCTGCGGACCTTCCGACAAAGCGGCGCTGGCTGGCGATGTGCTGGCCAATATCGGCATCATCACCTCCTACAACGACATGCTTTCGGCGCATCAGCCGTTCGAAAACTATCCGCAACTGATCAAGGCAGCGATACAGGAAGCGGGCGGCGTGGCGCAGGTTGCGGGTGGGGTTCCCGCCATGTGCGATGGCGTCACACAGGGACAGCCGGGCATGGACCTGTCGCTGTTCTCCCGCGATGTGATCGCCATGGCAACCGCTGTTGGTCTCTCGCATGACATGTTCGATGCGGCTATCTATCTCGGCGTTTGCGACAAGATCGTGCCCGGCCTTGTTATCGGCGCGCTGACGTTCGGACATCTGCCTGCCGTTTTCATTCCTGCTGGACCGATGACAACAGGCCTTCCCAATGACGAGAAGGCAAAAACACGCCAGCTCTATGCGGAGGGCAAGGTTGGCCGCGACAAACTGCTGGAGTCGGAATCAAAATCCTATCACGGCCCCGGAACCTGCACCTTCTACGGCACTGCCAATTCCAACCAGATGCTCATGGAAATCATGGGGCTGCATACGCCGGGCTCATCCTTCATCAATCCTGGCACGCCTTTGCGCGAAGCATTGACGCGCGAAGCGGCGAAACGCGCGCTCGCCATTACGGCGCTCGGCAATGAATATACGCCTGTTGGTGAGATGATCGACGAGAAGACAATCGTCAACGGCGTCATCGGCCTGCATGCAACCGGCGGTTCGACCAACCACACCATGCATCTCGTTGCCATGGCTGCCGCTGCGGGTATCAAGCTCACATGGCAGGATATTTCTGATCTTTCCGATGTGGTGCCGCTGCTTGCTCGCGTTTATCCAAACGGTCTTGCTGATGTGAACCATTTTCACGCGGCTGGTGGCATGGGCTATATTATCCGCGAGTTGCTGGATGCGGGCATGCTGCATGAAGACGTCAAAACCGTCTGGGGCGAAGGCCTGCGCGCCTATACGATCGAGGTCAAGCTCGGCGAAAATGGCACTGTGCAGCGCGATCCTATCCCCGCGGAAAGTGCCGACAAGAAAGTTCTTTCCACCGTCAAGGCGCCATTTCAGTCAACCGGTGGTCTGAAGATGCTCAAGGGCAATCTCGGTACTGCTGTCATCAAGACATCAGCAGTCAAGCCGGAACGGCGGATCATCGAAGCACCTGCCCTTGTCTTTGATAGTCAGGCTGCATTGCAGGATGCCTTCAAGGCGGGAAAGCTCGATCGTGATTTCGTGGCTGTCGTCCGCTTTCAGGGCCCAAAGGCCAATGGCATGCCTGAATTGCACAAGCTGACACCACCGCTCGGTGTTTTGCAGGATCGTGGCCATATGGTTGCACTGGTAACGGACGGGCGCATGTCCGGCGCGTCAGGCAAAGTACCGGCGGCAATCCACGTAACCCCGGAAGCATTGAGTGGCGGCATTATCGGCAAGATCCGAGATGGCGATATTGTGCGGCTCGATGCGGAAATCGGAACGCTTGATGTACTCGAAGACCCTGACGTTCTCGCCGCTCGCCCCGATCCGGTTGTCGACCTCAGCCACAATGGCTATGGCATGGGTCGCGAATTGTTTGCAGCGTTCCGCAACGTCGTTGGCCGTGCTGATGAAGGCGCTTCGGTTTTCAGCTGATCAATAGGTGGTACGGC encodes:
- the zwf gene encoding glucose-6-phosphate dehydrogenase — encoded protein: MTSQIIPVDPFDCIVFGGSGDLAERKLIPALYQRQRDGQLSEPTRIIGASRSAMSNEDYRKFAEAAIKEHVKPEEIDKKQVEQFLARLAYVAVDATSDNGWDDLKAAIGDANKNIRAFYLAVSPNLFGDIASRLKKYDLITDQTRIIVEKPIGRDLKSAIALNDTIGSVFNEQQIFRIDHYLGKETVQNLMALRFANALYEPLWNSAHIDHVQITVAEAVGLEGRAGYYDTAGALRDMVQNHMLQLLCLVAMEPPASMDADAVRDEKLKVLRSLARIDTKNAEELTVRGQYRAGASAGGAVKGYQEELGSTSNTETFVAIKAEIANWRWAGVPFYLRTGKRLATRASEIVVSFKPIPHSIFGESAGRVVANQLVIRLQPDEGVKQWMMIKDPGPGGMRLRHVPLDMSFAESFQVRSPDAYERLLMDVVRGNQTLFMRRDEVVAAWRWVDPILKAWTDNDQPAAGYTAGTWGPSAAIALIERDGRTWHET
- the edd gene encoding phosphogluconate dehydratase, whose product is MTVLQRVKSITNRIRERSIPTRDVYLDRLREAASHKPKRTALACANLAHGFAACGPSDKAALAGDVLANIGIITSYNDMLSAHQPFENYPQLIKAAIQEAGGVAQVAGGVPAMCDGVTQGQPGMDLSLFSRDVIAMATAVGLSHDMFDAAIYLGVCDKIVPGLVIGALTFGHLPAVFIPAGPMTTGLPNDEKAKTRQLYAEGKVGRDKLLESESKSYHGPGTCTFYGTANSNQMLMEIMGLHTPGSSFINPGTPLREALTREAAKRALAITALGNEYTPVGEMIDEKTIVNGVIGLHATGGSTNHTMHLVAMAAAAGIKLTWQDISDLSDVVPLLARVYPNGLADVNHFHAAGGMGYIIRELLDAGMLHEDVKTVWGEGLRAYTIEVKLGENGTVQRDPIPAESADKKVLSTVKAPFQSTGGLKMLKGNLGTAVIKTSAVKPERRIIEAPALVFDSQAALQDAFKAGKLDRDFVAVVRFQGPKANGMPELHKLTPPLGVLQDRGHMVALVTDGRMSGASGKVPAAIHVTPEALSGGIIGKIRDGDIVRLDAEIGTLDVLEDPDVLAARPDPVVDLSHNGYGMGRELFAAFRNVVGRADEGASVFS
- the pgl gene encoding 6-phosphogluconolactonase, with amino-acid sequence MQQTLNSFADGIALAEALATSVAEHLQAACDTRGKAVLAVSGGTTPARFFQALSVKDLPWEKITVTLVDERFVPPSSDRSNQKLVADLLLQNAAAKANFVGLYHPAATTDDAVKAATAAVTALGQPFDVTILGMGGDGHTASFFPGGNRLADAISPEQSALVLPMQAEGAGEPRLTLTLPVIVKSRFVVLHIEGDGKKAVLDKALGDGAIEDMPIRAILRHTPINLEIFWAP